Proteins from a genomic interval of Rosa chinensis cultivar Old Blush chromosome 2, RchiOBHm-V2, whole genome shotgun sequence:
- the LOC112183565 gene encoding uncharacterized protein LOC112183565, with amino-acid sequence MGRMMRGNYNRSSSGPSNCVRRTSSASSNFKASRQKVAPPRKRDVLSAPMQDIHRIDTQTLRKKLQDTETPGSIKREIKREIETRQHDQDDAATAVIVENTPQVAAQPAKASPWLIDKLYDKRGPVRAKALAGVIALLNQELDHEDLKKNYVVELLYRCLCGVKKGSTKEVQYSLKVIGLLSIIVDCQDKMSEIYREFLAVSSTSACLKKAGTNTTKMLECLGVVTFFGGINAEETQAGMKVIWDFMMNFKSESGSDDVNNRKKHSSEILVAAIYSWLFLLTSMEKGGLNYWTGAISFFMNLLDNNDDIVHAAACEALALIFEIDSLDKFWNGANDSSLPYSQLRKTLREMILKKLSSLNMNSHVVKYFKTLHFPGKRIPLCEKELVLPSWYRLIQFNYLRSLLGNEFENYMAKENKLQNFFEFDPYRNNNVGEEQLYESTIVKNQKNTAKNSMPEGRDPQTLTAKQRKEEKVRRTSLRNKEQTKLRNKDREMSEELKWLDGDKINFSLLFTEI; translated from the coding sequence ATGGGCAGGATGATGAGAGGTAACTACAACCGTTCTTCTTCTGGCCCTTCAAACTGCGTCAGGAGAACAAGTTCTGCTTCTTCGAACTTCAAGGCATCTAGACAAAAGGTTGCTCCACCAAGAAAAAGAGACGTTCTCTCCGCTCCCATGCAAGATATTCACAGGATCGACACTCAAACACTTAGAAAAAAGCTCCAGGACACAGAAACACCAGGGTCAATAAAGCGCGAGATTAAACGCGAAATAGAAACTAGACAACATGATCAAGATGATGCTGCGACTGCTGTGATTGTGGAAAACACACCTCAAGTAGCAGCTCAACCTGCAAAAGCCTCTCCTTGGTTAATTGACAAGTTGTATGACAAACGTGGACCGGTGCGAGCCAAGGCGTTGGCCGGAGTAATTGCACTGCTAAACCAAGAGTTGGATCATGAAGACTTGAAAAAGAATTATGTTGTAGAGCTTCTCTACCGATGCTTGTGCGGTGTAAAGAAGGGTTCCACCAAAGAGGTTCAGTATTCATTGAAAGTTATCGGCTTGCTCTCAATCATCGTCGATTGTCAAGACAAGATGTCTGAAATTTACAGGGAGTTTCTTGCTGTATCTTCCACCAGTGCTTGTCTAAAGAAGGCTGGAACCAACACAACAAAGATGTTGGAATGTTTGGGAGTTGTTACCTTTTTCGGTGGAATTAATGCAGAGGAGACTCAAGCTGGAATGAAGGTTATTTGGGACTTCATGATGAATTTCAAATCGGAATCCGGTAGTGATGATGTAAATAACCGAAAGAAGCATTCTTCGGAGATCCTAGTTGCTGCAATATATTCTTGGCTGTTTCTTCTTACTAGCATGGAAAAAGGGGGATTGAACTATTGGACAGGGGCAATTTCCTTCTTCATGAACCTGTTGGACAACAATGATGACATAGTTCATGCGGCAGCATGTGAAGCACTAGCATTGATTTTCGAGATTGATAGCCTTGACAAATTCTGGAATGGAGCAAATGATTCAAGCTTGCCATATTCGCAGTTGAGAAAAACACTCAGGGAgatgattttgaagaaattgagCAGTCTAAACATGAACTCACATGTTGTGAAGTATTTCAAGACTCTTCATTTCCCGGGAAAACGTATACCTCTTTGTGAAAAAGAACTGGTATTACCGTCATGGTATCGGCTGATTCAATTCAATTATTTGAGGAGTCTGCTAGGGAATGAGTTTGAAAACTacatggccaaggaaaacaaACTCCAGAACTTTTTTGAGTTCGACCCTTATAGAAACAACAATGTGGGTGAAGAACAACTATATGAGTCTACGATCGTAAAGAATCAAAAGAACACGGCAAAAAATTCCATGCCAGAAGGAAGAGATCCACAAACACTGACAGCAAAACAAAGGAAGGAAGAGAAAGTTCGGAGAACTTCTTTGCGGAACAAAGAACAGACAAAACTAAGGAACAAAGACAGGGAAATGTCGGAGGAATTGAAGTGGTTGGATGGAGACAaaattaatttttctcttttgttcaCCGAAATTTAG
- the LOC112190826 gene encoding histone-lysine N-methyltransferase 2B isoform X1 encodes MPRRHQSSSPLLSLPVLIILLPTIILLFLIYTIPPLLSLTSQLLQPTVSVKRSWDSLNVFLVIFAILCGVFARKNDDGLPDPDDDHVHIHNASDPLLGSAINRTTSSPQPEPALLIPQQQWFGYSERTSKMYDTPVRTPENVGGGRLRRRSSYPDLRQAESLWQTVDDDQSKCQFRFFDDFEISNYRTHRHHRESSSDDVKEIPVDTFVLQSSSPAPKPPAPSPPPPPPPPPRHEKQRTYETVGRRKVEDVKVEEVRSTPPPTPPPPPPPRPVAPPSPMRVRSDQKHGRLERRKSNVKKEIAMVWNSVLSNQRKRKRRQKTTRNNIYDTATPEPPPEQQQPPPPPPPPPPSSVFHNLFKKGSKTKKVHSVSTTAPPPPPPPPPPTVSARKHRTRSSNPPPAPTTPPRPPPAAHSRRRPPLPTKPSTSYEDNVNSGCQSPLIPIPPPPPFKMPELKFFVKGDFVKIRSSQSSRCGSPEPEEEDDAMPGGKGESQSSTVKIADGGDGAGRGSPSVFCPSPDVNAKADNFIARLRDEWRLEKMNSLREKTMK; translated from the coding sequence atgcCTCGCCGTCACCAATCATCCTCTCCGCTCCTCTCTCTGCCGGTTCTCATCATCCTCCTCCCCACCATCATCTTACTCTTCCTCATCTACACCATCCCTCCACTTCTATCCCTCACCTCCCAACTCCTCCAGCCCACCGTCTCCGTCAAGAGAAGCTGGGACTCCCTCAACGTCTTCCTCGTCATCTTCGCTATTCTCTGCGGCGTTTTCGCTAGAAAAAACGACGACGGCTTGCCTGATCCCGACGACGATCACGTCCATATTCACAATGCTTCCGACCCTTTACTTGGTTCGGCCATTAACAGAACCACCTCATCTCCACAACCAGAACCAGCACTTCTTATTCCGCAGCAGCAATGGTTTGGATACTCGGAGAGAACGTCCAAGATGTATGACACTCCGGTTAGGACCCCGGAAAACGTCGGCGGGGGCCGGTTGAGGAGGAGAAGCTCGTACCCGGATCTGAGGCAAGCTGAGTCTCTGTGGCAAACTGTAGATGATGATCAAAGTAAGTGTCAGTTTCGTTTCTTTGATGACTTCGAAATAAGCAATTATAGAACTCACCGACACCACAGAGAGAGCAGCTCCGATGATGTTAAGGAGATTCCGGTGGATACTTTCGTACTTCAATCTTCTTCACCTGCTCCAAAGCCTCCGGCACCATCGcccccaccacctcctcctcctccgccgcgtCATGAGAAACAAAGGACGTATGAGACTGTTGGCCGACGTAAAGTGGAAGATGTGAAAGTCGAGGAAGTTCGATCTACGCCACCACCGACACCTCCGCCTCCACCGCCTCCGCGGCCAGTAGCTCCGCCGTCGCCAATGCGGGTTAGATCGGACCAGAAGCACGGGAGGCTTGAACGGAGGAAGAGTAACGTGAAGAAGGAGATAGCGATGGTATGGAATTCAGTTCTGTCCAatcagagaaagagaaagaggaggCAGAAGACTACAAGAAACAACATTTACGATACTGCCACTCCGGAACCTCCGCCGGAACAACAGCAACCGCCGCCGCCTCCGCCTCCGCCACCGCCTTCTTCTGTTTTTCATAATTTATTCAAGAAGGGAAGCAAAACTAAAAAGGTACATTCGGTCTCAACCacagcaccaccaccacctccgccgccgccgccgccgacaGTTTCAGCACGAAAACATCGAACCCGGAGCTCTAATCCGCCACCGGCACCGACAACCCCGCCGCGTCCACCACCCGCAGCACACTCCCGGCGCCGGCCACCATTGCCGACAAAACCAAGCACCTCCTACGAGGACAATGTGAACAGCGGCTGCCAGAGCCCGCTGATTCCGattccgccgccgccgccgttcAAAATGCCGGAGCTGAAGTTTTTCGTGAAGGGAGACTTTGTTAAGATACGGAGCTCCCAGAGCTCACGGTGTGGGTCCCCTGAaccggaggaggaagatgatGCAATGCCAGGTGGCAAGGGAGAGTCACAGTCATCGACAGTGAAGATAGCCGACGGTGGAGATGGAGCTGGTCGCGGGTCGCCGTCGGTGTTCTGCCCCAGCCCTGATGTTAACGCGAAAGCTGACAACTTCATTGCGAGGCTTAGAGATGAGTGGAGGCTCGAGAAGATGAACTCACTCAGGGAAAAGACGATGAAATGA
- the LOC112190826 gene encoding pollen-specific leucine-rich repeat extensin-like protein 1 isoform X2: MPRRHQSSSPLLSLPVLIILLPTIILLFLIYTIPPLLSLTSQLLQPTVSVKRSWDSLNVFLVIFAILCGVFARKNDDGLPDPDDDHVHIHNASDPLLGSAINRTTSSPQPEPALLIPQQQWFGYSERTSKMYDTPVRTPENVGGGRLRRRSSYPDLRQAESLWQTVDDDQSKCQFRFFDDFEISNYRTHRHHRESSSDDVKEIPVDTFVLQSSSPAPKPPAPSPPPPPPPPPRHEKQRTYETVGRRKVEDVKVEEVRSTPPPTPPPPPPPRPVAPPSPMRVRSDQKHGRLERRKSNVKKEIAMVWNSVLSNQRKRKRRQKTTRNNIYDTATPEPPPEQQQPPPPPPPPPPSSVFHNLFKKGSKTKKVHSVSTTAPPPPPPPPPPTVSARKHRTRSSNPPPAPTTPPRPPPAAHSRRRPPLPTKPSTSYEDNVNSGCQSPLIPIPPPPPFKMPELKFFVKGDFVKIRSSQSSRCGSPEPEEEDDAMPGGKGESQSSTVRGSPSVFCPSPDVNAKADNFIARLRDEWRLEKMNSLREKTMK, from the exons atgcCTCGCCGTCACCAATCATCCTCTCCGCTCCTCTCTCTGCCGGTTCTCATCATCCTCCTCCCCACCATCATCTTACTCTTCCTCATCTACACCATCCCTCCACTTCTATCCCTCACCTCCCAACTCCTCCAGCCCACCGTCTCCGTCAAGAGAAGCTGGGACTCCCTCAACGTCTTCCTCGTCATCTTCGCTATTCTCTGCGGCGTTTTCGCTAGAAAAAACGACGACGGCTTGCCTGATCCCGACGACGATCACGTCCATATTCACAATGCTTCCGACCCTTTACTTGGTTCGGCCATTAACAGAACCACCTCATCTCCACAACCAGAACCAGCACTTCTTATTCCGCAGCAGCAATGGTTTGGATACTCGGAGAGAACGTCCAAGATGTATGACACTCCGGTTAGGACCCCGGAAAACGTCGGCGGGGGCCGGTTGAGGAGGAGAAGCTCGTACCCGGATCTGAGGCAAGCTGAGTCTCTGTGGCAAACTGTAGATGATGATCAAAGTAAGTGTCAGTTTCGTTTCTTTGATGACTTCGAAATAAGCAATTATAGAACTCACCGACACCACAGAGAGAGCAGCTCCGATGATGTTAAGGAGATTCCGGTGGATACTTTCGTACTTCAATCTTCTTCACCTGCTCCAAAGCCTCCGGCACCATCGcccccaccacctcctcctcctccgccgcgtCATGAGAAACAAAGGACGTATGAGACTGTTGGCCGACGTAAAGTGGAAGATGTGAAAGTCGAGGAAGTTCGATCTACGCCACCACCGACACCTCCGCCTCCACCGCCTCCGCGGCCAGTAGCTCCGCCGTCGCCAATGCGGGTTAGATCGGACCAGAAGCACGGGAGGCTTGAACGGAGGAAGAGTAACGTGAAGAAGGAGATAGCGATGGTATGGAATTCAGTTCTGTCCAatcagagaaagagaaagaggaggCAGAAGACTACAAGAAACAACATTTACGATACTGCCACTCCGGAACCTCCGCCGGAACAACAGCAACCGCCGCCGCCTCCGCCTCCGCCACCGCCTTCTTCTGTTTTTCATAATTTATTCAAGAAGGGAAGCAAAACTAAAAAGGTACATTCGGTCTCAACCacagcaccaccaccacctccgccgccgccgccgccgacaGTTTCAGCACGAAAACATCGAACCCGGAGCTCTAATCCGCCACCGGCACCGACAACCCCGCCGCGTCCACCACCCGCAGCACACTCCCGGCGCCGGCCACCATTGCCGACAAAACCAAGCACCTCCTACGAGGACAATGTGAACAGCGGCTGCCAGAGCCCGCTGATTCCGattccgccgccgccgccgttcAAAATGCCGGAGCTGAAGTTTTTCGTGAAGGGAGACTTTGTTAAGATACGGAGCTCCCAGAGCTCACGGTGTGGGTCCCCTGAaccggaggaggaagatgatGCAATGCCAGGTGGCAAGGGAGAGTCACAGTCATCGACAGT TCGCGGGTCGCCGTCGGTGTTCTGCCCCAGCCCTGATGTTAACGCGAAAGCTGACAACTTCATTGCGAGGCTTAGAGATGAGTGGAGGCTCGAGAAGATGAACTCACTCAGGGAAAAGACGATGAAATGA